A segment of the Coffea arabica cultivar ET-39 chromosome 8c, Coffea Arabica ET-39 HiFi, whole genome shotgun sequence genome:
AGTAACCAAACATTGGATTACGCTTTGCTTGCAACCTTACTCCAttcctttcttttataaaaAGGTCCAACTTTATTTCATTTGATTGTCCGTGATCCCAAGATTTTCAAAAAGTAGGATTATATGTAGAAATTCGAAGGCGAAGCTGATATTGGTCTGTTTGGTTAGCTtgatttgtttaaaaaaaaaaagtcaaatatTTGTCAACTTGTATCATAAACATAattttcaatcacatttttaccttacaCACATCATACTATAAAAAGTGTTATAGAGtgttattccaaataatctctTGTCCAAACACATTATTTGTTGTGGGATGAGGAACGGATGAGATAATTgatattatgattttttttaaaagttattttgctaaattgaattctAATTAAAGGTTAATATTCTAAGCACTTTTAAAATGTTCGAAAATGTACTCATttgtttcatttgtttttttctcttcttatgATCTGTTAATATATGTTACATAATACTAGTAAAtaataaacaaagaaaataaaaaataaaaattcttttattttattttttttattttgtcgaCACGGTAGTTTGTTCTATTCTATATCTACACCTACTCTACTAAGAGGGAAGAGATGGATTCAAATGGGTCAAGAGAGAATCTGAAGGGAactgtgaaattttcaaaaaatactaAAGGTGAatgcaaatcaagaaattcaatCCCAAATCTCTTGACCTGCACCAAGAAGAGCCTTAAAACTCTTTCGGCAGCCAACGACTTTAAAGCAAAGGTGGTTGGTTCTTTTACGCTGTAGTACTTGGTAAGTGCCTGATCTGTTGCACAGTGAGAAATGGACCACGTTCCCAAGTCAGCGACTGAGAACTGAAAACTGAGAAGTAGCTACGCAGGCTTGAAGTTTTAACAAATTGAGTCAACAAAGAGCAGTAATTGTTTTATTGCCCTTGCTGCTTTTATTCCTTGTCGTTGTCCCAACAAagaggaaataaaaaaaaagaagaagatactGATCACTTGAATCCGAATCTGCGAATCCCAGAACGTACTTGAGCACAACAATACCATCTGCATCTTCTTCTCTCCATCCTTGCATCGGTTATTAGTAAGTTAATCTATCCCTTTTTGTTTATCAACATTTGGAGGAATTATGCTTAGAATTGCTTTTGAGAAGACTTAATTCAATTGATATATAACCAAGAGATCAATAAATCGCATTGAATCCgaaattttttgggtttttgacATCAAACCATTCGATCATCCAACCATCAATTTACCCCAGTTGAAGTATTCAATCTGCCGTGTCTGTTTCATTGTTACATTTCTTGCATTTCAGTTTCTTGGTCGTAGGATATATGGTTGTTggccaaaagagaaaaaaggaagaatctttttctgcttttcatTTTGGATGTGATATTGGGTTTTTGATGTAAACTTTATTGTTTCTGCCTTATTATTTTATGAAATAGAATTAGCTGATTTTAACATGAATGATATTTGAGCAGGATTGCTTCTGCTCCTGGAAAGGTTTTGATGACTGGAGGTTATCTAATTTTGGAGAGGCCTAATGCAGGGATTGTCCTGAGCACAAATGCACGATTTTATGCCATAGTGAAGCCACTTTATGAGGAAATCAAACCTGAGAGTTGGGCTTGGgtgagtctttttttttttttcatattgtgAACTTTTCTTTCAGTAATAAGTATTTTCCACTTCATTCTTTATTATGCAAGTCATAAGTTTGAATACTATTTGTCCGAAGTTTACTCCCTGAGAAGAATGCTTGGTTCAGTAGAGGATAAAGAAACCCATATTATTTAAGAAAGTTAGAAGCCCTATGAAGTAATTAATTTGGTGCCATTTGATAACCAAATGATAAAAGGACTATGTCTTATATTAGGATGGGCTTTAACGAGGTTACTTGAATTGATCTTTTATTTGAAGCAGGCATGTTTTACCTAAGTTTCTTCATTCTTAATCAACCTCTCTCTAGTATGTAACTGTATGAAGTGTCTTTTTTCTCTACCTATGTATCTTTAACCATAATCAATTTATTTCGCAGAATTTGAATAGAGTTTGTTCTTATTAACTTTTAGGCATGGACAGATGTAAAATTAACTTCTCCACAGATGTCGAGAGAAACTATATACAAATTGTCCCTCAAACATTTAACTCTTCAGCCTGTGTCTTCAAGGTAAGTCTATCTGTTTTCACGCCTTACGTTGGTCGAACTATATCTGCTGATGTCTTTCCATTTAACTTCAATCATTTTTGTTTGCAATTTTACAATTAGATATATGTATGCTTTTGTGGAATTCTGGATTGGATTCGTGTTTTAAAAACCACATGCAAAGGATTCATGTATTAAATGGAATTCACTGGAGTAATGCCTTATGTTGTTGGCTTAATAGCAGTGCCTCAAGAAACCCCTTTGTAGAACATGCGGTCCAATATGCAGTGGCAGCAGCTCATGCAAAATTTGGCAAAGACAAGACAGATGCATTACAAAAGATACTTTTGCAAGGTAATGTCTGACATTTCACTCTTCATATTTGTTCGTTAAGCTGAATGAATATAAATGAATCCAAGTTGCTGATGGATTAGTCATGCAGGTCTTGATATTACGATTCTAGGATGCAATGAGTTTTATTCATATAGGAATCAGGTATTTCACGTTTCCTGTCATGTATCTTCAAGCCGTGACAGCTTAGTGGTGTTTAGTGATCATTTCCTTCTTGTCCCTCTTAACACAATGGCTGTCTCTAAATTAGTGGTTGACTTGAATCATATCTATGCACCAAAAAGCAATTTGCTAGTTGTTCGAGTGCCAGGTTTCATAATAATAAAAGCTTACTCAGTTTGACTCTTGCAATTGATGTTCTCTTAGCTTCCTTCGGCACAATCATCTATTACTTATATCATTGTGAGGTTCCTGTTCATGTTTAGCAAAGATTTGTAGTTCAATATCTTCTTGAGGTAGTCATGCTTTCCAGTTAACTAACCAATATAAGAATGGATTTTGTTATTTGGATCTTATTGTTTCGTATATGTCACTGTATACTTTCATAattgaatgaaacttttctaAGATCAACTTATATATGTGAGATTCTGAAGTGGAACTTTCCCTTGCAGATTGAGAAACGACTACAAAAAACTAAATTAGATCAGTCTTTTATATTAGGAAATTTTAGATATTTGAAGCTGCTGACTCTATctaattgaagaaaaatgatgTACTTACTAGATTTACCAGACCCACTGATTTTAGGAACTCGTGTtagcaaaatttattttctttagaaCATTGATGTATACTTGTGAATTTGAATCAACCTCTGTTTCCACATAGGACTtgataaagttttttttttggctttcgtGCTTTGTTGGGGTGCCTTCACAAGCTCATGAATAATCTGTTCAACCATGTTACCATATACATCAACATATGTAAGTGTTCTTGGGGATTAAACCGTTCACCATATGTTTCCAATTTTGACTTTGACTCGATTATCtccttttcttacttttccaaatGGAAATGACGTCCTCACAGAATTGTAGCTCAAAATTTTGTGTCATAATGGTAAACATCTCATTGGAAtagaaaaactgaaatttgggAATTAACTATGGTGTGTGTGATAATGGTACAGTCGGTTATCTCTCtttcttactcttttttttttttttttgataggcTCTCTTTCTTAGTTCTATCAATTAATTTAATGAAAAGGTAGTGCTTTATATCAGTTTGCGCGTACATTGCTTTTGTTTGGGAGGCAAGTTTTTTTGGCCTATTTTTAATACACACAATTTTTTTATAACTTTGTCTCTAATAACTTTCTAAAATACtctacgatttttcaaaatatacaccccaaaaagtcaaaaatacacaaagttttttctttcttttctcttttcttcttcttcctccgtCGTTTCAACCCATCATTATCGGCTGGCATTCCGCAAGCACCCTTCTTCGccctcccccctcccccaaCACCATTTTTTTCTCTCACCCTATCTCTTGTCCTTCCgcttttccttccttctttcttcctccctcactcctcctctcctctcctTTCCCCCCTCCTTCTCTTCCCTCTCTCCCTCACCTCACCCCTATTTCTCACAAATTCATAGATGCTGTGATTTTTGTCACAGACACAATCTAAATGtctaaagttttaataaatcGAGAAAGTTTTCACCCTTTGAGATTTTAAGGGATAATATTATCTAAAATTTAATGATAAACTTAAGATGAAATTGAGAGATTTATTTATATTAGAAGGCTATTAATGATTTGTAGACTTCTATGACCCTTAAAATTACAGTGTATATAATATTTTGATACATAAATGTGCCCTAACTCTTGATACCTCGGCCAAATTACACAAACAATGACGACACAGATaacttaaaaataaagatttaaTATAGAATTTTAGTATATTTAAAAAACTTCAACTTATCTCAGGTCAACTAATTCGTTTTACAATGACTTTTCTTCACTAACCAAATGCCACGAGAAATATCCATCTTTTATCACAAGGATAGTCTTTTGCATAATTGGAATATTGAAAAATCACATAATTTTCAAACCATCCTTAGCATTATTATGGGATCATCTAATTCTAATGCTCGACTCAAACTCGATTAACAGAACTGTGAAGCTAGTACCACCCATTTGTTGGAAATTTTTTGCTTTGGCACTATTATTAGTTATCCATAAAAGTCTATAATGGTGTGTTCCATAGTGAGATAGACACATCCTagattacaattttttttgggaaaattccACTTTACTCTCCTGCGGTTTAACCTTTTTTTATATAACCCTCCTAtggttttaaaaactatacataacccccttatggtttggattaaagtgtcaaagtgacgggaaTGACCATTCGTAacggagtcacctaaaatgtcaaaaatacccttatgtaaagttgaaaattatttattaaccaaggggggttatgtgtatattttgaaaaccataagggggttatatagtaaaataaaaaaatcatacggggttaatgtgtcatgtatttataaaggtaatttcgatatttttagaaattccgttacgagtgactattttcgtcactttgacactttaattcaaatcatgaaggagttatgtatagtttttgaaaccatatgggggttatgtaaaaaaatgctaaaccacaggggggtaaaatataatttgcccttttttaattttgattaaaaGATATTTTCACGAGCActtcaggtttttttttttttttcacccgaTTACAGTAGCTTTGCCATTTTCACCCGATTCGCTCACTTCCTTGCTTTTTGAAGGCGAACTGATAAATATGCTCATGTAATCGGGCTCAAAATGTTGCCTGATAGTAGTACTCTTCTCATATGAAACCACCAAAAAAAAGGACGAAAGAAAAGAATTGGGacttgacaggtgccgaacctgtacaataataaatacctactcgagaaaaatacagattttgtatatagcggtgagtagggtcgagtccacagggattggggataatttgtttcttctagagtccaaagtatggggggttttggattaaatgctaactaaataaattaactgcagaaaatatttaattaaaataaatgattggggaaactctagccaagggtacacatcagaaatggttcatgcactgatcattgattcacagataattccaacatttagtaacagattagttatagttgtcatgcacgcgataaacaaccaacccttccttaatttcttgatagctaaggtacgaccgttagctatttctctaacccaaaaataacccCAGGTACGACCGTGGAATTTAATTTCtaaattgcattaataattagaaaggcccaatcctaaccaacaaacacgctacgagggtttgtttaagctagatcatatgctcccctgacataaacccaattacgccagttgctactgaggtagagataacgaacaattacggattcaattacccctatttagcaaaatagcctatatgaataattaattattgcgcactaatcaatcatacacaagagctataacagttaaaagcaggaaacatatgaataccaataaatggaggaaacaattaaaataaattcgatctcacagtaattgttgaaccaagtcttcaattgtccccttgactagaattgagaggttagtcctccattaatggagaacaaccatgcgaaaaagctaagaaaagaaaactaaaactatgctaaaagctTAAACTAAAACTATTGATTGATAAGAGTTCTCAGTACGTTTGTctccctttttaaagccaaaaggaagtctaatgctatctctagtggtctccacaccaaattcaaagtcttgtacgtttcttttcctagagtccaaatgactcatgcttcttatccgtggtccccacacatgtggacaaaacctccaaagtacttgttgttccaagtctctctacgttgctttctttgaaaagcccaaatgactaaatgccttgcactagcttgtggtccccaccaattcaagagtCCAGGgtccttagaagtctccatttTCCCATAAAAGTCCCtactttttggtaattttctgctttgttcctgaaattaagctccaataccaaatataagtaaatattaataattaaaacaatatttggcaagaataaaaggggaaattaacaataaaattactaacaattaacaccctatcaattccccccacacctaaatcatgcttgccctcaagcatgggaacaacaattgaacaccaaaatttgaccatggCTGTTACTCCAACTACCGTATTGCCAAGACACCAAGAAAATCATATATCAAACGACACAggtcaagatccaagaaaaatcacccCGGTTAGCATCTAAACtaccaactcctccaatttaaagcaaactaatctaagaaaaaggaatggttgctcacatttatcagcaaacgGTCCAATTACtaaccaaaatctcgacattaagatcacaaataggcaagctgactttttttttatttttttttatttttttttaatactaaCACAAACTTTACTTTACTCTTTTTCACATTCTTCCacttttttttccaataaatgacaaaagacttagtttctagccattagagccttttgacgcgaactccaacatttgatagatggaggagcccggttactcagctccaatcgctacgggaccacgcactcatagcaatcactaccttttgacgcgagaatcgacactttaggtgaaaatccccggttactcagtagtgataactagcggagtacagtcaccCTTTATTTACAATCATATAGCACGATATCTAAAAGCAACACAAGATTAACagcagccagcctcaaatttccagacatggagaactaaaattaataaatgGACCAATTTACATGAAAAATGCTAACAATCATTCCCCATGCCTAgagaagttaaccaaaaataagaaaagttaagcaattattgatattcaccaaagagatgttcctGAACTCAACTACATCAACTTGATATccttttattactaaaacttggcaatagcagaaTTAGAAACAGCAATCCAGTATCAAACTTGGTATTCACATAAAACTGATCACtagtaaaagtaaaaagaaaataaacgaaaaaatagaacaaataacaacgaaaataaaggaaaaaaaactaaaaactgaaTACCAGAAATACCAACTGTACCACAGctctccccccacacctaaatccgacattgtcctcaatggagatCATAAAGTAAAGAAAAGCGAATAGGACAACTACACTTCCCTGAATACGTGGTGGAAGGTCTTGGGCAGCTATGGAATAGGTGGGAACGGTGGAGTGAAAATGGTGCTACGGTAGTGCGCGGCAGTGAAAGATTGCAGAGGGGAGGAGAGCTCCGACGTGCGTCTTGATCCAGGCGAACTAGAGTGCAACAGAGAACATCAAACCAGCAAATTTCCAAACAATGCAGCAGTTTCAATCAATGGCCGAGGACGTCCAACAATGTGCTTGAACGCAGTCAATTCCAACGAATATGGCGATCAAACAGACTAGAAGCGGTAATAGAGTCTAAATAAATCAACAAATCGCAACAAATGAACTCAATTTTACCCAAAATCGCAACAAATGTCCCCTAAAATTCAGCAAGTCTAGTAATAGCAGGTTAGAATTTAAGCAATAACAACTTAGTCACAAGCTCTGAGCTTTCAATCAAGCAGCCAACCAAGGAGAATGAACAAATGCAGTCAAAATAGGCGAAATTCTCAACAAAGCAGCTATTACAAACAATAAGCAATGGTGGTCCGAATGTTAGTCAATGCAGAAATAATGCAACTCAAAATCGCTGCAAGTACTCCAATGGGCTTAGCAATTGAATTGATAAGGACTAAATACTCCCACACAAGGCAAATAGAGGCAACCTACTTCAATAAGCAATGGAAATGGCATGGGAGCCATCCAATGCACCAATTAAATGCAATAAACCCCAACCAAAGGCAGCTCAATAGACTCCAGGCAGAAAGTACCAAATGATACTCACTTGACACCAAAAACGATCCCAACAAAGCAGCAAGATCGAAGGATACTCAGTCACAGATGCTCAATCATATCGAAATAAGAAATTGTAAGCAAATTAgcacaaccagtaccactggtgtatACACAGGAAAGAAGGGAACCACATGGCTAACCCAATTAATAAAAAGCACAACTGAGGCACCCCAAAGGCTAGAAAAGTACCCTAACAACACAGCAAATTGAAT
Coding sequences within it:
- the LOC140013801 gene encoding phosphomevalonate kinase, peroxisomal-like, producing the protein MDHVPNRIASAPGKVLMTGGYLILERPNAGIVLSTNARFYAIVKPLYEEIKPESWAWAWTDVKLTSPQMSRETIYKLSLKHLTLQPVSSSASRNPFVEHAVQYAVAAAHAKFGKDKTDALQKILLQGLDITILGCNEFYSYRNQVFHVSCHVSSSRDSLVVFSDHFLLVPLNTMAVSKLVVDLNHIYAPKSNLLVVRVPGFIIIKAYSV